Sequence from the Gemmobacter sp. 24YEA27 genome:
CTTGGGGTCAGGAACTTGGTCAAGAGATTGAAACAGGTGGATTTCCCGGCACCATTCGGGCCGATCAGCGCATGGACGGAACCGCGCTTAACTTTCAGGTTCACCGCATCCACGGCACGAAACCCTTTGAAATCCTTGGTCAGACCCGTCGCTTTCAGGACAATATCATCGGACATTTGACATCTTTCGGGCTGCGCTGAAGCGGGGAAAGGCAGCGGCCATCCGCAGGGGGCCGCTGCTCCGGGGCTTTATTTTACCAGCGGGCAGGCGCTGTCTGCGAGCGGGCGGAAGGCTTCGTCACCGGGGACGGTTGCGAGAATATTGTAATAATCCCACGGGCCGGTGGATTCCGCCGGGGTTTTGACCTGGGCGAGATACATATCATGCACCATGCGGCCGTCGTCGCGGATCACGCCATTCTCGGTGAAGAAGTCATTGACCGGCGTTGCCTTCATCTGCGCGATCACCGGACCGGCGGCATCGGTGCCGGTTTCAGCGATGGCATTCAGGTAATGGGTCACGGCCGAATAGACCCCGGCCTGCGACATGGTCGGCATCGCGCCGTGCTTTTCAAAGAACCGCTGCGACCAGGCGCGGCTTTCATCGGTGCGGTCCCAGTAGAAGCCGGTGGTCAGATAGAGACCCTGCGCGGAATCGAGACCCATCGAATGCACGTCGGTCAGGAAGATCGCAAGACCGGCCAGTTTGGCCTGCATGGTCAGACCGAACTCCTGCGCCTGCTTCAGCGAGTTGATCGTATCGGTGCCGCCATTGGCGAGGGCGATCACATTGGCCCCGGCCGAAGGCGCCTGCAGCAGATAGGTCGAGAAATCCGCCGTGTTCAGCGGTGCGATCGCGGTGCCGACAACCGAGGCACCTGCGCCTTCAACCACCGCGGTCACATCGGCCTGCATAGTATGGCCGAACGCATAGTCAGCGGTCAGGAAAAACCATTTGTCACCCCCCTGGGCAACCATGGCCTTGCCCGTCGAAACCGCCACCGCATAGGTGTCCCAGGTCCAGTGAATACCGTTGGGCGAGCAGTTCTCATTGGTCAGGCTGGCAGTGCCCGCGCCCGAGACGATCAGCAGCCTGTCCTTTTCGCGCGCCAGTTCCTGAACCGCCAGCACCACCGAAGAATTCGGCACGTCAACGATCAGATCGACGCCTTCGACATCATACCAGCGCCGTGCAATCTGGGTGCCGATGTCAGCCTTGTTCTGGTGATCTGCACTGACCAGCTCGATCTTGCCGAGCCGGTCGCCGAAATCTGCAATCGCCATCTCAGCTGCGACCACAGAGCCGGTTCCCGCCAGGGAAGAGAACACCCCGCTCTGATCGGTCAACACGCCGATTTTGACCGAGTTATTTGAAATTTCAGCCGATGCAGCAGTGGCACCTGCGGCCAGCAATGCCAGCGCAGAAACGAAAATCTTCATGAGCTTCCTCCCTCTCATTGCGGACAATATGGCCGCTCTTTGCCCCGCCAGCATCACCACAATGCGGCAAAGCGTTCCGCTCTGCGGAAGACCTCAGAGCAGCCCGCGGGTCAGACCGCCATCCACCGCGATATTCTGGCCGGTGATATATCCGGCATGGGCCGAGCACAGGAATGCGGCGATCGGACCGAAGTCTTCTGCCGTACCCAGGCGCTGCGCCGGCACCGATCCGGCCATGGCGGCGGCGGCCTCGGTCTCGGTGATTCCCTCGCGTTTTGCCTTCGCGCGGATGACGCGATCAAGCGCGCCGGTCGCCATCAGACCGGGCAGGACATTGTTCACTGTCACCCCTGCGCGACGGTCTCACGCGCCAGCGTCGCCATCGCACCGGTCAGGCCGGCCCGCACCGAATTGGCCAAAGCCATATTCGGATAGGGTTCTTTCACCGCGAAAGAGGTGATGTTCACGATGCGGCCAAAGCCATCCGCAATCATATCCGGCAACAGCATCTGGGTGGCCGAGATCGCCGAGAGCATATTGGTTTCCAGGGCCTGGCGCCAGGTCTCGATATCATGATCGGTGAACCGCCCGGTGGGTGGCCCGCCGGCATTGGTCACCAGGATCGAAATCTGTCCGGCGCTGGCCTGTGCCTCTGCGATGACCCGGGCGGTGACGCCCGGCTGCGACACATCGCCCTGCACGAAAAAGGCGCCATGGCCAAGCCCGGCCGCGGCGGCGGCGCCTGCCTCGGCGTCGCGGCCATTCAGCACCACCCGCACCCCCGCCGCCGCCAGATGGCGCGCGGTTGAATAGGCAAGCCCCTTGCTGCCGCCCAGCACCAGCGCCACCCGACCCGAAATGCCCAGATCCATGATTTCCTCCGCTTTGCTGATCAGCGGCCCGTATAGCTGGGCCGTCTTTTTTCGGTGAAGGCGGCCATGCCTTCAAATTTATCCTGCGTCGAGAACAGAATCTGCAGCGCCTTGCGCTCCAGCGCGAGTGCCGCAGAAAGCGAGGCATCCTGGCCATGCAGGATAACCTCTTTGACCTGGTTCACCGCGATGGGCGGCAGGCCGGCGATCCGCCGTGCCAGTCCCATGGCGTGATCGAAGACCTGATCATCTTCCACAACTTCGCTGACCAGCCCCATTGCCGAGGCCTCGTCTGCGTCAATGATCTCGCCGGTCAGGCAAAGCCGCATCGCCTTGAACTTACCCACCGCGCGGGTCAGCCTTTGGGTGCCGCCTGCGCCTGGCATGATGCCGACCTTAACCTCCGGCTGGCCGAAGCGTGCGGATTTTCCGGCGACAATGATATCGGCATGCATCGCAAGCTCCATACCGCCGCCAAGCGCAAAGCCATTGACCGCTGCGATCACGGGCACCGGGCAG
This genomic interval carries:
- a CDS encoding SDR family NAD(P)-dependent oxidoreductase; amino-acid sequence: MDLGISGRVALVLGGSKGLAYSTARHLAAAGVRVVLNGRDAEAGAAAAAGLGHGAFFVQGDVSQPGVTARVIAEAQASAGQISILVTNAGGPPTGRFTDHDIETWRQALETNMLSAISATQMLLPDMIADGFGRIVNITSFAVKEPYPNMALANSVRAGLTGAMATLARETVAQG
- a CDS encoding SDR family oxidoreductase, yielding MNNVLPGLMATGALDRVIRAKAKREGITETEAAAAMAGSVPAQRLGTAEDFGPIAAFLCSAHAGYITGQNIAVDGGLTRGLL
- a CDS encoding enoyl-CoA hydratase-related protein, coding for MTEKNDLVLVEDLGAVVVLRLNRPEVLNALNMPLRRQLATIFEGLTDGGTLRAVVLTGDEKSFAAGADIADMAQIDSVDMYLRHTERLWEAVARCPVPVIAAVNGFALGGGMELAMHADIIVAGKSARFGQPEVKVGIMPGAGGTQRLTRAVGKFKAMRLCLTGEIIDADEASAMGLVSEVVEDDQVFDHAMGLARRIAGLPPIAVNQVKEVILHGQDASLSAALALERKALQILFSTQDKFEGMAAFTEKRRPSYTGR
- a CDS encoding ABC transporter substrate-binding protein, translated to MKIFVSALALLAAGATAASAEISNNSVKIGVLTDQSGVFSSLAGTGSVVAAEMAIADFGDRLGKIELVSADHQNKADIGTQIARRWYDVEGVDLIVDVPNSSVVLAVQELAREKDRLLIVSGAGTASLTNENCSPNGIHWTWDTYAVAVSTGKAMVAQGGDKWFFLTADYAFGHTMQADVTAVVEGAGASVVGTAIAPLNTADFSTYLLQAPSAGANVIALANGGTDTINSLKQAQEFGLTMQAKLAGLAIFLTDVHSMGLDSAQGLYLTTGFYWDRTDESRAWSQRFFEKHGAMPTMSQAGVYSAVTHYLNAIAETGTDAAGPVIAQMKATPVNDFFTENGVIRDDGRMVHDMYLAQVKTPAESTGPWDYYNILATVPGDEAFRPLADSACPLVK